The segment CTAACCGAAATATGGACCTAGCTATTTCGGGTGAAGGCTTCTTTCGCTTTCAGCAGCCTAATGGTGAAGTAGGTTATTCGCGAAATGGCCAGCTCACCATGACCGCCGATGGACGCCTAGTGAACGCCCAGGGCGCGCAGATCATGGGCTATGCAGCTAATGCTGAAGGTGTTGTTCAGGCGGGCGGCGACGTGTCGGCCATTAGCGTCAACGCTGATGGCTTACCTGCAAACGCTACAGAAAACCTTGATGTCTCGCTAAACCTAGATGCTGGGGAAGAAATAATTGATCCAACCGGAATTGATGCAGCGGCGGTTGCGAATGGTCTCGATACAAGTCAGTACTCTTATTCCACGAACGGCACTATCTATGATTCATTAGGAAATGCCCGCAATTTAACCATGTATTTTACCAAAACTGCTGCTAATGAGTGGCGTGTCGATGCACGTATGTCTGGCGGTCCGGCTGGAGCACCTAACTATGGTTTTGAAAATATAGCTGCTGGCTCAAACTTTGGTTTTACTACGGATGGACGTCTCAACGATAACTTTACTGCGTTTGACATTAATTTAGATACTGCTGGGGCAGTACTTAATGCAGATGGTACGGCAGGTACTAATGAGTTCAATGCTACCGTGACTAGCCAGCAGGTAGAAATTGACTTTGATAACACTACTCAATTTGCTGACAGCTCAACCGTTAATGATCTAACTCAAGACGGCTACACTTCGGGCTCTCTGGTAGGCGTAACCATCCAAAATGATGGCACCGTTATGCGTAACTACTCTAATGAGCAATCGCGCGCGGCCGGTCAAATAGCGTTGGTTAGCTTTCGTAACCCTGAAGGTTTAAAGCCCGAAGGCGATAACCTGTGGACAGCTACCGCTGATTCTGGCCAGGAGTTGGTTGGGGCTGCGGGTACTGGCCTACGTGGCATGATTGAGGCGAGTGCGGTTGAAACCTCCAATGTGGATATGGCGCGCGAGCTTGTGGATATGATTGTTGCCCAGCGCGCGTATCAGGCCAATTCACAAACCATCAGTACCCAGGACGAGCTCCTGCAGACCATTATTAACCTTTAATGATCGGTCATTTAGGTAAGGAGTAAGTACCGTGGATCGAATGCTATATACCGCCATGAGTGGTGCCAAAAACAGTATGGACCAGCAGTCGGTGGTGAGTAACAACCTATCGAATGTGAGCACCACCGGTTTTCGTGCGCAGCTACAGGCGGCTCGTTCCGTGCCCGTGCAGGGCGATGCGTTACTAGCAACGCGTACCTCAGCGGTGACGACGACGCCCGGCAGCGATTTTTCACAGGGCCCTGTTGAGTATACGGGGCGCACCCTTGATGTCGCGATGCAAGACGACGCATGGATGGCGGTGCAAGCGGATGACGGTACCGAAACCTATACACGGCGTGGCGATCTGCAGATCGATAGCGATGGCGTGCTGCTCAACGTTGGGCGTCCGGTAATGGGCGAAGGCGGCCCTATTGCTGTCCCGCAAGGCGCGCAAGTCTCCATCGGTGCCGATGGAACGATTAGTGCCATACCCGAGGGCGTAGGGCCGGAAGCGTTGGTCGAAGTAGGGCGTATTAAGCTGGTGACTCCTGAAGAGGGAGCATTAACGCGCGGTGAAGACGGTCTGTTTCGCGCACCTACGAATGACCAAGGTGAGCCTGGCGCTTTACCTGCTGATGAAAATGCCAAGTTGGTTAGCGGCGCACTGGAAGGCAGCAACGTTAGCGCTGTTGATGCCATGGTCTCGATGATCGATGTTGCGCGCCGTTATGACATGCAGATGAAAGTGATAACGACCGCTGACGAAAACGCACAGCGTGCCAATGGCATACTATCTATTCAAGGCTGATGCTGGTCAGCCGGTTAAGGGAACGGACAAATGATTAAGTCTTTATGGACCGCTAAAACCGGTTTGGAGTCGCAGCAAACCAAGCTGGATGTGATTTCAAATAACCTGGCCAACGTGAGTACCAATGGTTTCAAACGCTCACGTCCGGTGTTTGAAGACTTGTTATATCAAAATATGCGTCAGCCAGGCGCTCAAAATAATATCCAGGATCGATTGCCATCCGGTATGCAGGTTGGCACAGGGGTAAGGGCTGTGGCAACAGAGCGTTTACATACTCAAGGTGGGCTAGAGCAGACAGAAAACTCCCGTGACCTTGCGATCAATGGTGAAGGCTTTTTTCAAGTGCTATTACCCGATGGCACATCGGGATATACCCGTGACGGTAGCTTTCAGTTAAATGAAAACGGTCAGATGGTGACCGCTAATGGCTACCCTGTTGAGCCTGCTATCTTCTTACCGCCTAATGCTTTATCCGTGAACATTGGCGAGGATGGCACGGTAAGCGTTCGCCAGCCGGGTATCGCGCTTGATAACGAGATTGGGCAAATAACCGTCAGTACCTTTATTAATCCGGCAGGTTTACAAAGTATTGGTGGCAATCTCTATCTGGAGACTGGGGCCTCTGGTGCACCTAATGAAAATATGCCCGGTATGAATGGTGCAGGCCGTTTATTCCAGGGGTATGTGGAAACCTCCAACGTCAACGTTGTTGAGGAAATGGTCAATATGATTCAGACCCAGCGAGCCTATGAAATTAATAGTAAAGCGGTCTCTACCAGTGACGAAATGTTGGCACGCTTAAGCCAGATGTAACGTTACTTATCGACAAAGCTTTTATACAAGGCTTACTTACAGGTTGCGTTATGCTGGAGTTGCGTCACATGTCACGTCGTATTGCACTAGCGGGGCTGGTGCTTTTCTTATTGATTGTCGCTGGCTGCGCCCAAATTCCAAGAGCCTCAGTGGTGGGGGAGCAAGAGCAGATCAGCATTGTTGATCGTCCACCGCCCATTCCTAACGGATCTATTTATCAGGCTAGGCAAGGCTATCAACCGTTATTTGAAGACCGCCGTCCGCGATCAATAGGCGATATTTTAACCATCGTTTTAGATGAAGAAGTGAGCGCAAGCAAAAATTCGCAATCTAATGCGGGCCGTACTGGTAGTGCTAGTCTCGATTTAGCACAGGTGCCGGACGTACTCGATGTTCTAGCAGAGTACGGTTTTGATATTGCAGGCGCAAATGACTTTACGGGAAGTGGTGGCTCGCAGGCCAATAACTCCTTTACGGGCACTATCACGGTATCGGTATTGGAGGTCATGAATAACGGCAATTTGCGTGTGCGAGGCGAAAAGCAAATTGCCATCAATCAGGGAACGGAGTTTATCCGTTTTTCTGGGGTGGTTAACCCGCGTACGATTACCTCGCAAAATACTGTGCCCTCCACGCAGGTGGCTGATGCACGTATTGAGTACGTGGGCGATGGTTACATCAATGAAGCGCAGCACATGGGTTGGCTACAACGTTTCTTCTTAAACGTCTCGCCATTCTAGCCCCTATTTGGAGCTATCAATGTTAAAGCGACCAATAACAATGTTACGGCGGGCAATAGCGATGCGGTTAAGTGGTTATCGAACAATCAACACTTGGTTAATTCAGTTGAGTGTTTTGGTGCTGATGTGTTTATTGGCTTTTCCTGCCCATGCGGAGCGTATTCGTGAGTTGGCCGGGTTTGCCGGTGTCCGCGATAACCAATTAGTGGGCTATGGTTTAGTCGTAGGCCTTGACAGTACCGGTGACCAAACAACTCAAGCGCCTTTCACCAGCCAAAGTCTGATCAATATGCTTTCCCAGCTTGGGGTGACGGTGCCAGCAGGAACGAACTTGCAACTGCGTAACGTCGCTGCAGTGATGGTAACGGCCGATCTCCCACCGTTTTCAAGGCCGGGTCAGCGTTTGGATATAGTGGTTTCGTCGATTGCCAACGCGCGTAGTTTGCGCGGCGGTACGCTGTTAATGACACCTTTAAAAGGTGCCGATGGTGACACCTATGCCATTGCCCAGGGCAACATGTTGGTAGGTGGCGCGGGTGCCCAGGCGGGTGGCAGCAGCGTGCAGATCAATCAGCAGGCTTCGGGGCGTATTCCCAATGGCGCCCTGGTCGAAAGGGAAGTGCCGCTCAACCTGGGCGGTAACGGTGGCATGCTTGAATTGCAGCTTAACGATTCCGATTTTGGCACCGTTCAGCGTATGGTCACGGCTATAAATAACGAGTTTGGTCAGTCGGTTGCTTATGCGCAAAACGGACGAGTAATTGCCCTGGATGGGCCAGTGGATGACAACGCGCGTGTCAACTTTATGGCGCGCGTTGAAAACGTTCAGGTGACGCCCACTGAGGCCCCCGCGCGTGTTGTGCTGAATTCACGTACCGGCTCGGTAGTGATGAACAGTGCCGTCACATTACGAGAGGCGGCGGTGGCTCACGGCAGTCTATCGATCATGATTGATACCCAATTTGGTGTTAGCCAGCCTAATCCCTTTGGAGGGGGAGAGACGGTGGTGGTGCCCGATGCGGATATCGATATTGAGCAGCAAGAGGCTTACCTGCAAATCGTAGAGGGCGCGCAGCTCAACGAAGTAGTCAATGCATTGAATGCGTTAGGCGCTACACCTCAAGACTTGATGTCGATTCTGGAAGCGTTAAAAGCGTCGGGTTCACTGCGTGCTGAGCTGGAGGTTATTTAATGAGCGCGAGTGATATGACCAATCAATTCGCCCTGGATATGAATGGCTTTCAGCGCCTGCAACATACCGCACGAGTTGACCCCGAAGCAGGCGTGAATGGCGCAGCCCAGCAGTTCGAAGCGCTATTTATTCAGATGATGATGAAGAGTATGCGCGACGCGACGCCCAGTTCTGGGCTGATAAACAGCAGTGCGACGGATACTTATCAATCGATGCTGGATCAACAGTGGTCTCAGGTGATGGCGTCGCGAGGAATGGGCCTTGCCGATGTGCTTGTTGAGCAATTGGAGCGCCAAGGAGCCATCTCAAAAGCGCAGCCAAATTCGGATCAAGAGCTACAAGCATTGATAGCTGGCATTCCCCGTGGCACCCCCCGTGTGCTTGACGATTCATTTGCGGCTAATGCTGACAGGATTGTCACCACAAATGCGCAGGGCAGCGGTCAATTCTTAGCAGAGCTAGAGGCCATTCGGCAAGGTGTGGAGAGGGGCAATACAGCAGATGAATCGACACTAAACCAGCGTGAGCAGACGGCCTTAGGTCACGTAGATCAATTCATTCAAACGTTAGCAGCTCCAGCCCAAGCGGCCAGTGCGGCTACCGGCGTTCCCGCGGAACTTATTTTAGCCCAGGCAGCGTTAGAAACAGGCTGGGGGCGTCATGAAATCGCAACGCGCAGCGGTGCTAATAGCCACAATCTGTTTGGTATTAAAGCGGGCAGCCAGTGGCAGGGCGAAACGACCGATATTGTGACCCACGAATATATCAACGGGCGCCGCACGCAGGTAGTCGATACTTTCCGCGTCTACGACTCATTTGAGCATGCCTTTACCGACTATGCTGGCTTAATCGGCAATAACCCCCGCTATGCCGGTGTGGTTCAGGCGCCCACCGCAGAGCAGGCAGCACATGAACTGCAGTCAGGCG is part of the Halomonas alkaliantarctica genome and harbors:
- the flgE gene encoding flagellar hook protein FlgE, translated to MSFSQALSGLNAQQQKLGAVGNNIANSQTVGFKSSNVQFADVYAESRIGLGVRTASVLQNFSQGNVESTNRNMDLAISGEGFFRFQQPNGEVGYSRNGQLTMTADGRLVNAQGAQIMGYAANAEGVVQAGGDVSAISVNADGLPANATENLDVSLNLDAGEEIIDPTGIDAAAVANGLDTSQYSYSTNGTIYDSLGNARNLTMYFTKTAANEWRVDARMSGGPAGAPNYGFENIAAGSNFGFTTDGRLNDNFTAFDINLDTAGAVLNADGTAGTNEFNATVTSQQVEIDFDNTTQFADSSTVNDLTQDGYTSGSLVGVTIQNDGTVMRNYSNEQSRAAGQIALVSFRNPEGLKPEGDNLWTATADSGQELVGAAGTGLRGMIEASAVETSNVDMARELVDMIVAQRAYQANSQTISTQDELLQTIINL
- the flgF gene encoding flagellar basal-body rod protein FlgF translates to MDRMLYTAMSGAKNSMDQQSVVSNNLSNVSTTGFRAQLQAARSVPVQGDALLATRTSAVTTTPGSDFSQGPVEYTGRTLDVAMQDDAWMAVQADDGTETYTRRGDLQIDSDGVLLNVGRPVMGEGGPIAVPQGAQVSIGADGTISAIPEGVGPEALVEVGRIKLVTPEEGALTRGEDGLFRAPTNDQGEPGALPADENAKLVSGALEGSNVSAVDAMVSMIDVARRYDMQMKVITTADENAQRANGILSIQG
- the flgG gene encoding flagellar basal-body rod protein FlgG, with the translated sequence MIKSLWTAKTGLESQQTKLDVISNNLANVSTNGFKRSRPVFEDLLYQNMRQPGAQNNIQDRLPSGMQVGTGVRAVATERLHTQGGLEQTENSRDLAINGEGFFQVLLPDGTSGYTRDGSFQLNENGQMVTANGYPVEPAIFLPPNALSVNIGEDGTVSVRQPGIALDNEIGQITVSTFINPAGLQSIGGNLYLETGASGAPNENMPGMNGAGRLFQGYVETSNVNVVEEMVNMIQTQRAYEINSKAVSTSDEMLARLSQM
- a CDS encoding flagellar basal body L-ring protein FlgH, coding for MLELRHMSRRIALAGLVLFLLIVAGCAQIPRASVVGEQEQISIVDRPPPIPNGSIYQARQGYQPLFEDRRPRSIGDILTIVLDEEVSASKNSQSNAGRTGSASLDLAQVPDVLDVLAEYGFDIAGANDFTGSGGSQANNSFTGTITVSVLEVMNNGNLRVRGEKQIAINQGTEFIRFSGVVNPRTITSQNTVPSTQVADARIEYVGDGYINEAQHMGWLQRFFLNVSPF
- a CDS encoding flagellar basal body P-ring protein FlgI, whose product is MCLLAFPAHAERIRELAGFAGVRDNQLVGYGLVVGLDSTGDQTTQAPFTSQSLINMLSQLGVTVPAGTNLQLRNVAAVMVTADLPPFSRPGQRLDIVVSSIANARSLRGGTLLMTPLKGADGDTYAIAQGNMLVGGAGAQAGGSSVQINQQASGRIPNGALVEREVPLNLGGNGGMLELQLNDSDFGTVQRMVTAINNEFGQSVAYAQNGRVIALDGPVDDNARVNFMARVENVQVTPTEAPARVVLNSRTGSVVMNSAVTLREAAVAHGSLSIMIDTQFGVSQPNPFGGGETVVVPDADIDIEQQEAYLQIVEGAQLNEVVNALNALGATPQDLMSILEALKASGSLRAELEVI
- the flgJ gene encoding flagellar assembly peptidoglycan hydrolase FlgJ, coding for MSASDMTNQFALDMNGFQRLQHTARVDPEAGVNGAAQQFEALFIQMMMKSMRDATPSSGLINSSATDTYQSMLDQQWSQVMASRGMGLADVLVEQLERQGAISKAQPNSDQELQALIAGIPRGTPRVLDDSFAANADRIVTTNAQGSGQFLAELEAIRQGVERGNTADESTLNQREQTALGHVDQFIQTLAAPAQAASAATGVPAELILAQAALETGWGRHEIATRSGANSHNLFGIKAGSQWQGETTDIVTHEYINGRRTQVVDTFRVYDSFEHAFTDYAGLIGNNPRYAGVVQAPTAEQAAHELQSGGYATDPLYAEKLVAVMNTMGPLNADGNFLADSR